The Coleofasciculus sp. FACHB-1120 DNA window TGCTAAAGTACCGGCACGACAGCGCTGCATCGATTGTTTGATTTGTTGCCGCCGCTCATCAAGGGTACTCGCTCTGGCTACTTCAGAGTTGATGGATTTGAACTTCAAGGTCTTCTCCCACACTAATCATGCTTTGTTCGGGGAACCCGATCCAGTTGCCAGTAAACAATGGTTCAGATGCGATCGCTACTGCTTCTGGAAGGATAGGATCGTCCCGCAGCCAATAAAGTGAGGGAACATTTGTGCCCTGGGCAAAGCGCGAGGCAACCATGCGATGTCCATCTGTGACAATTATGTTGGCAGAGATTGGTGTGTGATAAGCATCAGCTAACTCGGTTAAAGTCATCAACGTTTTGTACAGGGCTTTTTCCAAGCTCATCCCAGGGTTAGATGCCAATTCATTCAGGAATAAGCCAAACATATGTTCGGAGTCTGTCGTGCCGTCAATAGATTGGTAAATTTCATCGCTCAGTCGGCTCCGAATCGGTTTATACAGTGTCTTGCGAAAGTTTTTGATCGCACCATTGTGTGTGAACAAGAGACGCTCGGAACGAAACGGCTGGCAGTTACTCAAATCTACTGACTGACCAGTAGTAGCGCTGCGAACATTGGCAAGGACGCATCCCGACTCAATATAACGGCTGAGGTTGGAGACATTCGTATCACCCCAAATGGGCAGCAAATTTTTGTAGATAAAGGGGTCGGTCTCTTTTTGGGCGTGATACCAGCCAATTCCAAAACCATCGGCACTAACGACACCAGAGGTCATCTCGCGGGGTTCATAGCTTTGGACAATCAGCGAGTGTTCCGGTTTGGACAAAAGGCAGTCCAGTAGAATAGGCGAACCGAGGTAGCCAAGTATACGGCACATTTTCTAGGGTTTGCTCCTACATTAATGGTTGAGATTAAGCTCCAAACCTTAAAAAAGGCTGAGATTTGGGGTGAATTGGCGATAGGAAATTGCTGAGAAACCGATGAGTTTGACGTTCGTTAGATGAACGTCGTTCCAGATGAAAAGCTTATTTTTGTTGAACCATCAGTCGTCCAAGAGAATCCGCAGCCAAAAGTAGCAACTTATACTGCAAATGCAAGAGCGATCGCTTTCATATTTTTGACAATACTTCATATTGTAGACACGCCATCTTTGGCTATGGCAGCGTAGAGGAGAATACCAGTCCAAAGGGGGAGCAATAATTGTCAGAGAGTTTAGCCTTTAACCCCAATCTGATTTTGCCCGTTGGAACCCAGATAGTGACTCGTGTTGAGATTCAAGATGCTGCGGGTGAAATTGCGCGATCGCGCGGCACCGTCGGCGTTATTATCAAATCACCCATTGACAACTCCCACGCCTATCGCGTGCAGTTTGCAGACGGGGGAGAAGCGTCTCTACGGCGTTCAGAACTCACCATCCGCTCATATTGGCTAAAGGAAGGTCTGCAACTACCAGGAGCCGTTCTTGCCGATTTTGACCTTTATGAATGTGTCATTTACCGCTGTATTGTCGGTTCAAGAGCTTACGGTTTGGATAATGCCAACTCTGATATTGACCGACGCGGCATTTACTTACCACCCGCCGATATCCAGTGGTCGCTCTACGGGATTCCGGAGCAGTTAGAAAATAAAGAGAACGAGGAGTGTTACTGGGAACTCCAGAAATTTTTGACCTTGGCACTCAAAGCAAATCCGAATGTCTTAGAGTGCCTCTACACGCCAAGTGTAGAAACGGTGATGCCCCTGGCTGAAGAATTGTTAGGAATTCGGTCTATTTTTCTCTCTCAGTTAGTTTACCAGACATATAACGGCTATGTGATGTCACAGTTCAAAAAACTTGAACAAGACATCCGGACAAAGGGGGAATTCAAGTGGAAGCACGCCATGCATCTAATCCGTCTGTTGTTGTCAGGCATCACTGTCCTGCAAGAGGGTTTTGTCCCAGTTCGCGTTGAAGAACACCGGCAACAACTGCTGGCTATCCGCAACGGGGAGATGCCTTGGGAGGAAGTTAACACTTGGCGGCTCAGCTTGCATCGCCAGTTTGATGACGCCTTTGCCACAACATCGCTGCCAGAGCGTCCGGATTATGAAAAGGCGAATGCTTTTTTGATTAAAGCGCGTCGAAGTATGGTTTAGAAATCGAATTTCAAAGATGTAAAAGACATCAAAAAAAATAAGAGGGAATTCAGATGATGCCAAATGCAATGATGGTGATTTTTCCCTATCGTCATGAAGACTATTGGGTATTTGACTATGAGCCAGCCGGACTTATCCGCGAACCTTTTGTCAGCGGGATGCCTGCAATCATTGACAGTCTGGTTCAAGATATTCCCAATGCTGCTCAAGGTTTTAAACTCTTGTTTTCTCCAATCGCTTTTTCAGAGTATCAGGCAGAACTGGTTTGGGTGAGAGAACAGTATGGTGGTAACTGGTATCGCTGGCAAGCCAAAAATTTAGAAGGCTGGCTAAGTCCAGCATTGTTTAAATATTTCCCTGTAACGCCACAGAAAATCTATTGCAAGGCTGAACCAATGTCTAACGCAATGATGGTGATTTTTCCCTATCGCTACGAACACACTTGGGTGTTTGATGATGAGCGAGTCGGACTTGTCCGAGAGCCTTTTGTCAGCGGGATTCCTGAGATGATCGAGCTTCTGGTTAAAGAGATTCCCAATGCTGAGAAAGGTTTTAAGCTTTTGTTTTCAGGAAACCCATTTCCCGGATATCAGGCAGAACTAACTTTAGTAAGAGAAGAGTACGGTGGAAATTGGTATCGCTGGGAGTTAAATAATAAGGAAGGATGGTTATGCCCCGCCTTGTTTAAATACTTCAATGAAGCACCGAGAAAACTCTACTGCAAAGCGGAAAAGCTTCACGAGCAAGCGAATGGGTAATCAAAAAGAGGTTCCTGGGAGATAGCAACGAATCATGAACCTTTAGTAGGTTGGATTGGAAGGCAGTGAAGCTCAACTAATGTTTAAATGACATATTGCATATCTTTTCTGAATGCGATCGCTCTTTCTTCTGTCAAGCTTGGAACCTTAACTCACCTAAAAAACACCCTTAAACCACGATTTGAGTAGTTTAAGGGTGTATTTACCCGGATTTTGTAGCAGTTGATTCATACTATAAACTTACTTCTTAACTATCGGCAATACCCATTAATAAATTATGGTAATAGCACAGCGACTACTCCCAGTCATTTCTGAGCAACCCTATCCGCTTTTGTTCGCAACAATCAGCGGCGCACATCTGTATGGCTTTCCATCTCCCGATTCTGATTATGACTTGCGCGGGTCGCACATTCTGCCAGTGTCGGAGGTAGTTGGATTAGATATTGGGCGGGAAACGATAGAAATTTCAGAAGTACGGGACAAGCTGGAAATTGACCTTGTGACTCACGATGTCAAAAAGTTCTTTTCGCTACTTCTTAAAAAGAACGGTTATGTATTAGAGCAGCTATATTCACCGCTAATTCTCTACACGACGCCAGAACATGAGGAATTAAAAGAGATTGCCAAAGGCTGCATCACCCGTCACCACTCTCACCATTATCTTGGCTTTGCCAATACGCAATGGCGGCTTTTTGAAAAAGAAAATCCGCATCGTGTGAAGCCGTTACTGTATGTTTATCGAGTGCTATTAACTGGCATTCATTTAATGCGAACGGGTGTTATAGAAGCTAATTTGATTCGTTTAAATGATGTTTTTAAATTGCCTTATATTCCTGACTTGATTGAGCGAAAGTTAGCCGGAGCAGAAAAATCTGTTTTAGAAGATGCTGATATAGCATTTTATCGCGGAGAATTTAATCGGTTGCTCGGCGAATTAGAGGAAGCAAGCGAAAGCAGTCATTTACCTGAATCTCCCTCTAGTAAAGATGCGCTGAATGATTTACTTGTACGGTTGCGCCTAGCGTATTTTGCTAATAATTAGGGGAATTGATGGCATCTTCTTGGATAATTATTGTTGGCATCTTTATTCTCTGGGTAATCCTTGTCTTCCCAGGAAATCTTTGGATAATTGTCATCTTTATTATCGGTGTAATTCTTGCCTTTCCACTAGCAATTTTGATTAGTGCTGGGTTGGGCTGGCTGATTCAATTGATTGGTATTCGATGTCCAAGTTGTAGGAAGCGGAAGCTAAAGTGTTACTCGTTGATTAGACCTACTCATCAACCTTCTCGCAGCTTTTACCGCTGCGAAAACTGCGGGGCGCGATACAAATCTGTGAATAATAGACCTTGGGGAGATGCATCAAGTCCAGAGTATGACAAATATTACGAGTCTGGTAGTTTATACAAGAAGAGAGGGAGATAATTAATTAAAATATGCTGTTGAGAATGACATCTATTGTCAACAAATAATGAAGTATAGTTTTATATTTTTTCTGAGTGGTATTTACCTAATTATGCTTGGCTTGAGATTGGGTAATGCTAAATGGCTAATTTTATGGGCTGGTATTAGTTTTATTGCAGTAGGAGCAGCATACGGATGGTTGGGAGCTAAAGTATTTGGAAAACGGTCAGATGGAACGATGGCATGGCTGAATATATGCTTATTGATGCCCTACTTATTATTAACCTGGATAAGCTGGCATCTTCAAAGACTGATTGGGAAAGAGGAATGTTGTAACGAGATAGTACCTGGCATCTGGCTGGGTCGTAGAGTATTTCTTAATGAATTGCCCGATAATATCAGCTTAATAGTTGATTTAACAGCCGAATTCCCAGAACCCAAAAATGTTATTTCAGGAAGAGCCTATATCTGCGTTCCTACATTAGATACGTCTGTGGCAGATTATCAAATATTCCAAAAATTGATTGATAAAATCTGTGCATGGCAAGGAAATATTTATATTCACTGTGCCCTTGGGCATGGACGTTCGGCAACAGTTGTTGCTGCTACCCTTGTTGCCAAGGGACTTGTGAATAATGCAAATCAAGCAGAAGCCTTGCTCAAAAATCAACGCCCTGGAATTGAGTTTAGTAAAGCTCAGCGGGACTTGCTGAAAAGGATAACTATTTAAAACTAAATGCGGCAACTGCCAAGCAACCCCATCCCACAATAAAGGCTACGCCTCCCAGTGGAGTAATTGCCCCTAGCCACTTTACACCCGTCAAACTCAAGGCATAAAGACTGCCTGAGAAAAGGACGACGCCAATGATGAAGGCATACCCTGCTGCTACAAGGGTTGACTGTGCTGCCTCGGCGCGACTTAATAATAATGCCACCAGTAGCAAAGCTAATGCGTGATACATCTGATAACGGGCACCCGTCTCAAAGATTTCTGCCGCCCGTTCGCTGAGCTTTTCTTTCAAAGCGTGAGAGGCAAAAGCACCGGCGGCGACGGACAATCCGCCTAAGATAGAGGCAATGCATAAAAAAATCTGTGTCATCATAATTTTAACTACTCTTATCTCAGCAGGAAGTAATACGAAACTCCTCCTTCCTCACTTACTTTAAAGTTAGCATCGTACTCTTTAGCTCTATCATCTAAATACTCTTTTGCCTCCGCTGCTGTTAGCTTCGCCTCCATTGCAAATTGTAAGGTAGTGATATTCCCACTCCCTTCTTTTAGTAGCTGGTAAAAGGTAGACTGGAGGCGATCGCGTGTTTCTTTCGAGTGTTGTTTCCGCAATCCCCACACCAGCCACCCTCCAAGGGCTACCGCTGGGAGTCCTAAAACTAGACCCCCGATGGCAGCGTCTCCATCTTCCTGTTTATCCTCCGGGCTAGCATTCGGATTCGGCATGGCAAAAACAATGAGCGGAATCATTAGCAAAATACCGCCGAATGTTAGTAGCAAGCCCGCAGACAGTTTTTTGATGAGCTTCATGGTGCCCAGCTGATGTTGTCAATACAGCCGCGATCTTAACCTTACTTTCGCGTGGCTTCCAGTATGCGAGAAAAGTAAAAGCGAGTCTTCGTCATTCCTTGCCGCTGAATCGAAAAACCGTTACTTTCTAGAATTTTGACGATATCAGCCTCTCGGTGCAAATAAGCACGAGTGGCTTTGCTGGCACCGGGGAAAAAACTGCCAATTTTTTTGAGCAAACTGAGGGCTAAAGTTTTCGGCGCAAAGCTGAGAATTATCCGAGATTCTGCCATAGAAGTGAGATGGGAAATCATCTCGGCGGCTTTGTCTTGGGGATAGTGAATTAGCACGTCTAAGCAAATAACCGTGTGATATTTACCACTTAATGCTTCTAAATCTTGTACGGTGAAAGTCGGATTGCTAATGTTGCCTAGAACTGCCTCTGCTCTTTCCTTGGCTTCTCCCACCATTTTTTCGGAGATATCGCTGGCATAGACTTTGGCACCCGCTTCGGCGAGGGGGATGCTGAGGCTACCGACGCCACAACCCGCATCACAAATGGATAGATTGGCTAGATTGTCATCGGCTTTCAGCCAGCTTAGTACGGTATCGACTGTCTGCTGATGTCCTTCGCGGATGTCCAATTGGACTTTATTAACTTCACCATCGCCGTAAATGCGTCTCCAGCGATCGAATCCGGTGGAGTTGAAATAGTCTTTGACAATTGTTTTATCGTCTGCTGCGTTCATGAAATTGGATTTTATCGAAGTGTTCCCAACGGTTAAACTTACCATTTATACGAACCGCAGAGGACGCAGAGGAGGAGAGGAAGAGGAGAGGAAGAGGAGAGGCATTGCTTATTTTAGGCATTGGGCAATAAGCGCTGCCAGGTTAGTTCGTTAGTTGATTCGTCTAGATGCCAGCGCAGCAGTTGATGAGCGGGTTGGCTGAGGTAGGGGCTAGTTTTGTTGTTTTTCTGGCGATCGCGTTTTGACGGTTCTTTGAGTAAGCCTATGGCGCGACGGGGGGATTCTGTGGCAAGGGCGATCGCAGTCTCGACTTCACAAATCCCCCAGCGCACTAAATTTTGTACTCCGACTAGCAGCGGCAATGTTGTCCCGGAGAGGGTTCCATCTCGCAGGCGTGCGGTGCCGTTTTTCACTTCTATCTGCCGCGTATCCCACGGATAAATGCCATCGGGGAGTCCCAAGGGTGCTAAGGCATCGCTAACCAAGAAAATTCCTTGCTCAGATAGCTCCCCCTGCTGCCCCTGGTTTAGGGAGGTAGAACTGGCGCGTAGCAGCAGCTGAATCATTGTCTGAGAGACGTGCTGACCATCGGCAATTAAACCACACTGTACTGCTGGATGAACCAGGGCGGCTCCTAATAAGCCGGGTTCGCGGTGATGTAATCCGGGCATGGCATTGAAGGCATGAGTCACCATCGACGCCCCCAGTTTGAAAGCTTGCTGCGCTTGGGCTTCAGTGGCTTGGGAGTGTCCCAGACTGACGGTGATCCCAAGACTTCGCAAATACGCGATCGCTTCCCCAGTCCTATCTAACTCTGGTGCCAAAGTAATCGCTTTCACGATACCCGCATAATCCCCTAAAACCCGTTTCACGTTGTCAATCGTCAACGGCAATAGGTACTCGGCGGGGTGTGCGCCTCGCTTCTGGGGATTGAGAAATGGCCCTTCCAAATGCACTCCCAAAATCTGGGCAGTAGCTCGATCCTGGTTCGGGGAAGCGACAAAATTGGAGAAAATAGAGAGCGATCGCTGAATGTTTTCAACCGATGTTGTAACGATGGTTGGTAAAAATCCATCAACGCCCTGATTCCAGAGAAATTTACAAATTTCCGGTAGCTTATCGCAATTTTCCAGATTCAATTCTGGAAATGCCAACCCCAACGCCCCATTAATCTGCAAATCGACACCACCCAGAGACACCCAATCTCCCTCTACATCCAGCACTTGCAAATCCTCAGGTGGAACCATTTTGAAGACAGTCTCCATTGACAGAATTTGCTCAATCCTGCCCTGATGAATCCAAATCTGCTGTAAGCTTTCGTAGCCTCGGAATCGAGCATTGCGAATCACGATTGGGGCAGTCATGGATAGCGTTGTTGCGTCTGTCATCACTTTTGCGACAAGATACCTAAATTCGGGCAGACACCAGTTTATCTAACAACCAACTGTAAAGACACGGCAGTGCCGTCTTCCTACCAACCAACTGATAACTCACGAAAAAATGACTCAACCGTTAATTGGCATCATCATGGGTAGCGATTCCGATTTGCCCACAATGCAAGGCGCGATCGCAATTTGTGAAGAATTTGGCGTCGGCTGCGAAGTCGCCATCGTCTCTGCCCACCGTACCCCGGAACGGATGGTGGAATACGCCCAACAAGCCCACCAGCGCGGCATCAAAGTGATTATCGCCGGTGCCGGTGGTGCTGCCCATCTCCCCGGTATGGTAGCGTCTCTAACACCCTTGCCAGTAATCGGGGTGCCAGTCGCCAGCCGTCACTTGCAGGGCGTTGATTCTCTCTATTCCATCGTGCAAATGCCAGCAGGGATTCCCGTCGCGACTGTCGCGATTGGCAATGCGAAAAATGCCGGTTTGTTGGCTGTGCAAATCTTGGCATCCCACCAGCCAGAATTACTCGAACGAGTGCAGCAATATCGCCGCAGTTTAAATGATTCCGTGATGGAGAAACAGCAGCTTCTGGATGAAATCGGCTATAAGCAGTATTTGGAGAAGATGCCCTAATTTTAAGGGCGAGTCGGTTGTTTTTTAGGCTTGGGTGGGTAGGAGAAACGGCTGAAATCTCAAGAATAATTTTTTGATGCCAACCACTTTCTTTATCGATAGCGAGGTACGTTTAGCGGAACTGAAGGGACGACAGGGGAAGATTTTTTGAGATTTAGCCCAACTCTATCCATTGAGCGTTTCGCGCTTAAAGCAAAGTTTAATCTTGTCCGATAAAAGCTTGCAAGCTTGATTTTTACTATTTTTGTAACAGTTTTTATTTACTAGTAAAATATAAAATAAAAAAATTGCATTTTATTTATATATAAACTTTTTAAGAAAGCATTTTTTGGAACAAAGTAATTGCTTGATTAAAGTTTCTATAAAATTGGGATTTCCGGAAAAATTCAAGCTTCTGAAGTGGAGATGAATTCATTGAATAAATTTTAGCCCTTTTTGAGTCATCCCCCTATAGATGGATATAACCTGAGTTGGCTACAAATTCGCTCAAACTCCCGTGATTTCTAGTTCCAACAGAGTTTTGCGGGTTGAGATCCCAGACCCAGAATCTAAAAATGTAATCCTCGATACAGAATTTCCCCCCTCGGAAAATACAAAATCTTAAGATTTCCCAGACCAATTAGCCATTCCCTCTAGATGTTGATAAAGGAAAAAATCCCTAATGAGTTGCCAGTAAGGTTTTGTCATATACTCACTTCAAATGACTGGATTTACTGATTTTTGACTAAACCGATGGATGTGTCGGACTGATTGAGGAAAGCGCAGTGATGATGTCTAAATTAATGCTCAAAAAGAAGAAGTCGAAAGCCAAAAAGAAGCGATTGTCTTCTAATTGGCAAGTCCAATCTCCCCGGACTGCCATGATGTTTAAGCAGTTGCAAACTGTCATTAAGCGGCTGACGCCAAGTTGGCAAGCTTGCATTCCCATCGCCACTTTGATTGTGATGGTGTGGGGTTATGCAGCAGTCGCCCAGGATGCTCCGGCGGCTGAGGGACCGACGACAGCCGAGCTAAAAGTAGCGCTAGACACCCTATGGGTAGCGATCGCTGCCTTCCTGGTGTTCTTCATGAACGCTGGTTTTTGTATGTTAGAAACTGGCTTCTGTCGCCAGAAAAACGCGGTCAACGTTCTTGCCAAAAACTTGATTGTGTTTGCTCTAGCGACCGTCGCTTTTTGGGCGATTGGTTTTGGCTTGATGTTCGGGGACGGCAATCCCTTCATTGGTCTAAATGGGTGGTTTTTGAGCGGAGCCGATAACAGCCCCGCCACCAACGATGCCTATCAAGGTGTTTTCAGCTCTCTGAAATGGGCTGGCGTTCCCCTCGCTGCTAAGTTTTTGTTCCAGCTAGTATTTGCCGGAACAGCCGCCACGATTGTTTCTGGAGCGGTTGCAGAACGGATTAAGTTTGTAGACTTCTTAATCTTCAGTCTCTTATTGGTAGGGATTGCCTACCCGCTCACCGGACACTGGGTCTGGGGCGGTGGCTGGCTGCAAACCAGAGGCTTCTGGGATTTCGCGGGTTGCACGGTCGTTCACTCAGTGGGTGGCTGGGCAGCTTTGATGGGAGCCGCATTCTTAGGGCCACGGCTTGGTAAATATCAAGACGGGCAAAGCGTTGCTTTCCCTGGTCATAACCTGAGCATTGCCACCTTGGGCACTTTGATTCTCTGGTTGGGCTGGTTTGGTTTCAATCCAGGCTCCACAATGGCTGCCGATGCAAACGCCATTACTCACATTGCCCTGACAACCAACATGGGGGCTGCTGCGGGTGCAATCTCCGCTACCGCCACGGCTTGGCTGTATTTGGGTAAACCGGATCTGTCGATGATTATCAACGGCGTCCTGGCTGGCTTGGTTGCGGTGACAGCTTCCTGTGCTTTCATCAGCCTTGGCAGTGCTTTGATTATTGGTCTGGTTGGGGGAGTATTAGTCGTTTTCGCAGTTACTTTCTTTGACAAAATCAAAATTGATGACCCGGTGGGTGCGACCTCAGTTCACCTAGTTTGCGGCATCTGGGGGACTTTGGCAGTGGGTTTATTTGCTGCTGGCCCTGGTGTCTATTCCTGGTACGGTGAGGGTCTTGGCCCAACCAAGGGGTTATTGCTCGGTGGTGGTCTCGGACAGTTCATCACTCAACTGATTGGTGTTGTCACAGTGGGAGGCATAACCGTTCTACTCAGTACAATCTTCTGGCTGGCGCTGAAAGCGACCCTCGGTATCCGAGTCACTCCAGAAGAGGAGTTTGAAGGTTTGGATATCGGCGAACACGGTATGGAAGCCTACAGTGGATTCCTTAAGGAAGGAAGCTCTAGTGGATTTTCTGATACTGGTAAGCACGGTGGAATGCCGAATTCACCGGGTGAATACGTCAAGTAACGACAGATAAGCCAAAAGAAAACATTTTCCTCTTTTGAGTTTTGTCTTTTCCCAATAGAGTCCGCCAAAATTCCCAACGATATAGAAGCTCTGGGAATTAGGCGGATTTCTTTTTTTCATCTATCTGTGGGTGGAAAGTTGATGAGCAACCCCGTTCGTTTAGATAATTCCACTACAGAATTGCCCTGATTGAAATTGATGCAATCAGATTCATTTGCTTAAGAATCGCGATCGCTCGATTTGTGGATGCTAGCAATTTAAGATTAAATTCAACCTTTGCTGAATCTGATTTAGTGTGTCCACTCGCTCGAAAACCTTTCTTCCGGCTTGGGCGCTCTTGTCCCTAGCTACCAACGGGTTGCTGATGCTAACAGTAATTTTGTTGCTGAATCGGGATCGGTGGCTGTCAGCTAGGTTACAAGCTAGCGAAGCTACACCTGTAGAGCCGATCCCAGAAGACATCTCTACTAGCCTGCTGACGAAAACACTGCCTGTCACACCTGCGTTAGGGCCGCGCCACCAGCTGAATTACGCTCAGTGGGTGACGCTGCTCAGGCAAGAAGCGGAGGTAGCCGCAACCAAAAATCCCAAACATTTAACCGTACTGGCTGGGGATTCGCTCAGTCTGTGGTTTCCTTCGGAGCTATTGCCCACAGAGCGCACTTGGCTCAATCAAGGAATTTCTGGAGATACTTCGGGGGGTTTGCTCAACCGATTGGATGTGTTGGACGAAACTCAACCGGAAATGATCTTGGTGATGATTGGCATTAACGACCTGATCCGAGGAGTGGGGGATCGGAGAATCTTGGCGAACCAACGACAGATTATTCGCTACCTGCGACGGGTTCATCCCCAAGCACAGATTGTTGTGCAGTCGATTTTGCCCCACGGCGGTAAAAAGTCAACCTGGGTGGGACGCGATCGCCTGATTCGGATTCCCAACAGTCGCATCCGCGAACTAAACCGACAACTGGGCGCGATCGCTCGTTCGGAATCTGCCAGCTATCTCGATCTCTATCCCCTATTCGTCGATGGCAATGGTAATATACATCCCGAACTGACGACGGATGGCTTGCATCTAAGCCCTCAAGGCTATGTTATTTGGCGCTATGCCCTTCAATTCTTCATGCAGGTGGAAACAGAAACCAGCAAAGCTAATTAGAAAATCCTGGCTTTGACTTTGTTGGGTAACGCCAGCTGAGCGTCCAGGCATTTTATGATCGACGAGGAACCACCAGAATGAGAGAGGAAACGGCTGCATGGATACAAAAGCCTTCAAACGGTCATTAAACAGTTCTGAGAACTACCATCGCAAGGGCTTTGGTCATCAAGAGGAAGTCGCTGGTGTCCTCAAATCCGAGTATCAGAGCCATCTCATTCAGGAAATTCGGGAAAACAACTACACCTTGAAACGCGGTGATGTCACTATCCGGTTAGCCGAATCGTTTGGTTTTTGCTGGGGTGTGGAACGCGCCGTCGCAATGGCTTATGAAACCCGCCAGCACTTCCCGACCGAACAGATTTGGATTACCAATGAAATTATTCACAACCCTTCTGTGAATCAGCGCTTGCGCGACATGAAAGTAGGGTTTATCTCAATCGAGAAAGGCGAAAAAGACTTCTCTGTTGTCGATACGGGGGACGTGGTGATTTTACCGGCATTTGGTGCTAGCGTTCAGGAAATGCAACTGCTCAACGACAAGGGTTGCAAGATTGTGGATACAACCTGTCCTTGGGTTTCTAAAGTTTGGAATACGGTCGAAAAGCACAAGAAAAAAGCTTACACCTCGATCATTCACGGCAAATACAATCACGAAGAAACCGTCGCCACCAGTTCTTTTGCTGATAAGTATTTGATCGTGCTGAATCTGGCACAAGCGGAGTATGTCTCCGACTACATTCTCAATGGTGGGAATCGCGACGAATTTATGACAAAATTCAGCCGCGCTTGCTCAGATGGATTCGATCCCGACACTGATTTAGAGCGGATTGGCATTGCTAATCAAACCACGATGCTCAAGAGCGAAACCGAGCTAATCGGCAAGCTATTTGAGCGCACCATGATGAGAAAGTATGGGCCAAGCGAGTTAAACGAGCATTTCCAAAGCTTCAACACCATCTGTGACGCCACTCAAGAGCGGCAAGATGCCATGTTTCAGCTAGTCGATGAAAAGCTAGATGTCATGGTGGTGATTGGGGGGTTCAATTCGTCCAATACGACGCACTTACAAGAAATTGCCATTGAGCGGAAAATTCCTTCCTATCACATCGATAGTGCCGAGCGAATTGGCCCTGGCAATCGTGTGGAGCATAAGCCGCTGGGTGGCGATTTGAAAGTTCAGGAAAATTGGCTACCCGCTGGTCCCATTGTGGTAGGGGTTACTTCTGGAGCCTCAACTCCCGATAAGGTGGTGGAGGATACGATCGAGAGGATTTTTGAGCTGAAAGTGGCTGCGATGGTTTAACAAAATTAGGGAATAGATTAGTTGCGAGTTTTGAGTTTTGATTTCAAGAGAAACTCAAAACTTTCAGCTTTTTTGGGCACCATCTGCAACTGGGGAAGCATCGTTGAACTGGTCTTGGTTGTAGTAGTAAAGCGTGCGGATGGGGTAAGGGATGTTAATGTCAGCGCGATCGCAAGCTTGTTTGATCGCGATCATCACCTTGGTTCTAGTACGGCGCACATCTACTTTGTGCGGCGATGTCCAATAGCGGACGACCAAGTTCATCGAGCTATCACCAAAGCCTAATCCATCCACTTCCGGTGCTGGCTTCGATAAGACGCCTTCGACTTTTAACACGGCTTCGAGCAGAGTTTCGACGGCGTAGGGTAAAGGGGTATTGTAATCAACGCCAATTTCTAAATCTGTCCGGCGGTGGGGCATCGCCGTCAGCACTTGCACCGGACTCGTGAAGACAATCGCATTTGGCACAACGATGCGCTCTCCCTGAT harbors:
- the nagA gene encoding N-acetylglucosamine-6-phosphate deacetylase, which codes for MTDATTLSMTAPIVIRNARFRGYESLQQIWIHQGRIEQILSMETVFKMVPPEDLQVLDVEGDWVSLGGVDLQINGALGLAFPELNLENCDKLPEICKFLWNQGVDGFLPTIVTTSVENIQRSLSIFSNFVASPNQDRATAQILGVHLEGPFLNPQKRGAHPAEYLLPLTIDNVKRVLGDYAGIVKAITLAPELDRTGEAIAYLRSLGITVSLGHSQATEAQAQQAFKLGASMVTHAFNAMPGLHHREPGLLGAALVHPAVQCGLIADGQHVSQTMIQLLLRASSTSLNQGQQGELSEQGIFLVSDALAPLGLPDGIYPWDTRQIEVKNGTARLRDGTLSGTTLPLLVGVQNLVRWGICEVETAIALATESPRRAIGLLKEPSKRDRQKNNKTSPYLSQPAHQLLRWHLDESTNELTWQRLLPNA
- a CDS encoding SGNH/GDSL hydrolase family protein; the encoded protein is MSTRSKTFLPAWALLSLATNGLLMLTVILLLNRDRWLSARLQASEATPVEPIPEDISTSLLTKTLPVTPALGPRHQLNYAQWVTLLRQEAEVAATKNPKHLTVLAGDSLSLWFPSELLPTERTWLNQGISGDTSGGLLNRLDVLDETQPEMILVMIGINDLIRGVGDRRILANQRQIIRYLRRVHPQAQIVVQSILPHGGKKSTWVGRDRLIRIPNSRIRELNRQLGAIARSESASYLDLYPLFVDGNGNIHPELTTDGLHLSPQGYVIWRYALQFFMQVETETSKAN
- a CDS encoding 4-hydroxy-3-methylbut-2-enyl diphosphate reductase, with translation MDTKAFKRSLNSSENYHRKGFGHQEEVAGVLKSEYQSHLIQEIRENNYTLKRGDVTIRLAESFGFCWGVERAVAMAYETRQHFPTEQIWITNEIIHNPSVNQRLRDMKVGFISIEKGEKDFSVVDTGDVVILPAFGASVQEMQLLNDKGCKIVDTTCPWVSKVWNTVEKHKKKAYTSIIHGKYNHEETVATSSFADKYLIVLNLAQAEYVSDYILNGGNRDEFMTKFSRACSDGFDPDTDLERIGIANQTTMLKSETELIGKLFERTMMRKYGPSELNEHFQSFNTICDATQERQDAMFQLVDEKLDVMVVIGGFNSSNTTHLQEIAIERKIPSYHIDSAERIGPGNRVEHKPLGGDLKVQENWLPAGPIVVGVTSGASTPDKVVEDTIERIFELKVAAMV
- the amt gene encoding ammonium transporter, which encodes MLKKKKSKAKKKRLSSNWQVQSPRTAMMFKQLQTVIKRLTPSWQACIPIATLIVMVWGYAAVAQDAPAAEGPTTAELKVALDTLWVAIAAFLVFFMNAGFCMLETGFCRQKNAVNVLAKNLIVFALATVAFWAIGFGLMFGDGNPFIGLNGWFLSGADNSPATNDAYQGVFSSLKWAGVPLAAKFLFQLVFAGTAATIVSGAVAERIKFVDFLIFSLLLVGIAYPLTGHWVWGGGWLQTRGFWDFAGCTVVHSVGGWAALMGAAFLGPRLGKYQDGQSVAFPGHNLSIATLGTLILWLGWFGFNPGSTMAADANAITHIALTTNMGAAAGAISATATAWLYLGKPDLSMIINGVLAGLVAVTASCAFISLGSALIIGLVGGVLVVFAVTFFDKIKIDDPVGATSVHLVCGIWGTLAVGLFAAGPGVYSWYGEGLGPTKGLLLGGGLGQFITQLIGVVTVGGITVLLSTIFWLALKATLGIRVTPEEEFEGLDIGEHGMEAYSGFLKEGSSSGFSDTGKHGGMPNSPGEYVK
- the purE gene encoding 5-(carboxyamino)imidazole ribonucleotide mutase; amino-acid sequence: MTQPLIGIIMGSDSDLPTMQGAIAICEEFGVGCEVAIVSAHRTPERMVEYAQQAHQRGIKVIIAGAGGAAHLPGMVASLTPLPVIGVPVASRHLQGVDSLYSIVQMPAGIPVATVAIGNAKNAGLLAVQILASHQPELLERVQQYRRSLNDSVMEKQQLLDEIGYKQYLEKMP